The Streptococcus pantholopis genome has a segment encoding these proteins:
- a CDS encoding PTS sugar transporter subunit IIB, producing MKKILVACGNGIATSTVVAAKIREFLEEHGEQTTITQCKLMEVPSKVADYDLLVTTGQFGGDAHGVAQIKAMPILTGIGADQVLEDVLKAVKS from the coding sequence ATGAAAAAGATTTTAGTAGCTTGTGGCAATGGAATTGCGACATCGACAGTTGTAGCAGCAAAAATACGCGAATTTTTGGAAGAACATGGGGAGCAGACCACTATCACACAATGTAAATTGATGGAGGTCCCTTCCAAGGTAGCAGACTACGACTTACTGGTCACAACGGGTCAGTTTGGAGGCGACGCACATGGTGTCGCACAAATTAAAGCTATGCCGATACTAACAGGTATCGGAGCGGATCAAGTATTAGAGGATGTACTGAAGGCTGTCAAGTCCTGA
- a CDS encoding PTS sugar transporter subunit IIA, protein MIFNVRINEELIFEQAELSSQEEAISLLADALKGQGYVKKDYKKAILRREKEYPTGLPSLPPMVAIPHADHNLVKQNSIAVATLKKPVVFYNMESPEQKLDIYIVIMLAISEPHGQVEMLQKIITLIQNKQLKDIILNSNKKRILSVFKKEVLTEYDINIKGMKFSGE, encoded by the coding sequence ATGATATTTAATGTGAGAATTAATGAAGAATTGATTTTCGAACAGGCTGAATTAAGCAGCCAGGAAGAGGCAATTAGTCTTTTAGCAGATGCATTAAAAGGACAAGGTTATGTCAAAAAAGACTATAAAAAAGCTATTTTAAGAAGAGAGAAAGAATATCCCACAGGGCTGCCTTCTTTGCCACCTATGGTGGCGATTCCCCATGCCGATCATAACTTGGTAAAGCAGAATTCTATTGCGGTGGCAACATTAAAAAAACCAGTTGTATTTTATAATATGGAATCACCAGAGCAAAAACTGGATATTTATATCGTTATCATGTTAGCGATTTCAGAGCCTCATGGACAAGTTGAAATGCTTCAAAAAATAATCACTTTGATTCAAAATAAACAGCTTAAAGATATTATTTTAAACAGCAATAAAAAGAGAATACTGTCTGTTTTTAAAAAAGAAGTCTTGACTGAATACGATATAAATATTAAAGGGATGAAATTCTCCGGTGAGTGA
- a CDS encoding bifunctional 4-hydroxy-2-oxoglutarate aldolase/2-dehydro-3-deoxy-phosphogluconate aldolase, translated as MRLEDYRRFTIIIRGYNLQQADKIINVLREYAQYFTVEIALNTKDSLSMLRFLSAKYGQKVFIGAGTVRTLEDAKAAVGAGAQFLLSPHGFTQSMLNYSKAEGILAIPGAMTPSEINEQFAMGADIVKIFPAATVGSQFFEAVQSPLGSLPLMAVGGVNAANFKEFFNKGAAYVGIGGGMFEDLNIDAASDAAIRELLKVYLK; from the coding sequence ATGCGTTTGGAAGATTACAGGCGGTTTACGATTATCATAAGAGGCTATAACTTGCAACAGGCAGATAAAATTATAAATGTTTTGCGTGAATATGCGCAATACTTTACTGTTGAAATAGCATTAAATACAAAGGATTCTTTATCTATGCTTCGTTTTTTGTCAGCAAAATATGGTCAAAAGGTTTTTATTGGTGCCGGTACTGTAAGAACTTTAGAAGATGCCAAAGCTGCTGTTGGAGCTGGTGCCCAATTTTTATTGTCGCCTCACGGTTTTACACAGTCCATGCTGAATTATAGTAAAGCAGAAGGTATTCTTGCGATTCCAGGAGCGATGACGCCTTCAGAGATTAATGAACAATTTGCCATGGGAGCTGATATTGTCAAAATTTTTCCGGCAGCAACAGTTGGCAGCCAGTTTTTTGAAGCTGTACAGTCCCCTTTGGGGAGTCTGCCACTGATGGCTGTCGGAGGTGTCAATGCGGCTAATTTTAAAGAGTTTTTTAATAAAGGAGCTGCATATGTCGGGATAGGAGGAGGAATGTTTGAAGATTTAAATATTGATGCTGCCAGTGATGCTGCTATTCGGGAATTACTGAAGGTTTACTTAAAATAG
- a CDS encoding BglG family transcription antiterminator: MNDRISKIINLLFKNPNYKVSDLEKITGLSRRQINYALKQLNEELAESNLPIIKKDSTGLITVPQEVIQNYAKTDKEKENFYFENERVDLICLYLALSDEEVSLNHLMDILMVSKNTAVNDIKNSNAAIENYNICIEYSRSKGYHLLGSEGDIRNLIEAVVERTIKFKRDFSAIDDYFTIRKDEVIHLIREIEKRLHISYSDESFDFLANILMYVFHRIRKKGVHIEGAENEQIKQSKEYKALLLMLQGTVYEADIGWISLKFMASDIYIIEKSHLDVNNDRLFQLIHEMVAEFQRMTLIEVSDCSEFEMRLYNHLRPACFRIMYDIAVRDGHGNVNRQSDNTLKIMILELIKPIENYIGKSFPDDELELLTLYFGSQLHDLDKELSPKAKAVVVCSNGLIVSRMMLELLKSLFPEIHFLTALSIREFEQFSSDYDLVFTTSPLNTTIYQYIINPIMTDEEQLHLRYRVLEDIGLLNTNQKVNAIVKTIEKYAKIDDLDALKTELGLRLGNKNLLQIDDCLPNLSYYMKPDWMQITEEHFAWKEAIRFAFKPMLLDHSLESDYTEMAIADYQNNQSYSFFGKSTAVPHINAKELVHQEIIGFTVFKKAVVFPKGQQIHIIAPIAIIDTTKHLLAVKELAEYVMDDHNIEKILSIQNKQRLYQMICERE; the protein is encoded by the coding sequence ATGAATGACCGTATCAGTAAAATAATTAATTTGCTTTTTAAAAATCCTAACTATAAAGTTTCTGACTTGGAAAAAATAACTGGTTTATCCAGAAGGCAGATTAATTATGCATTAAAACAGTTAAACGAGGAATTGGCTGAATCTAACCTTCCTATTATTAAAAAAGATTCTACTGGTTTAATAACTGTGCCTCAGGAAGTTATACAAAATTATGCAAAAACAGATAAAGAAAAAGAAAATTTTTATTTTGAAAATGAACGGGTTGACTTAATTTGTCTTTATTTAGCTCTGAGTGATGAAGAGGTTTCTTTAAATCACTTGATGGATATTCTGATGGTCAGTAAAAATACAGCGGTAAATGATATTAAAAACTCAAATGCAGCTATTGAAAACTATAATATTTGTATTGAATATTCAAGGTCAAAAGGTTACCATTTGCTTGGTTCAGAAGGTGATATACGCAATTTAATTGAAGCAGTTGTTGAAAGAACTATCAAATTTAAAAGAGACTTTTCAGCTATAGATGACTATTTCACTATACGTAAGGATGAAGTCATTCATTTAATTAGAGAAATCGAGAAAAGACTTCATATCAGCTATTCTGATGAATCGTTTGATTTTTTAGCTAACATATTGATGTATGTTTTCCATCGTATTAGGAAAAAAGGTGTGCATATAGAAGGAGCAGAGAATGAGCAGATAAAACAAAGTAAGGAGTACAAAGCTTTGCTGCTTATGTTACAAGGTACAGTTTACGAAGCTGACATTGGCTGGATTAGTTTGAAATTTATGGCATCTGATATTTATATTATTGAAAAATCACATCTTGATGTAAATAATGACCGACTCTTTCAACTAATTCACGAAATGGTTGCTGAGTTTCAAAGGATGACTTTAATTGAAGTATCTGATTGCTCAGAATTTGAAATGCGACTATATAATCACTTGAGACCGGCTTGTTTTAGAATAATGTATGATATTGCAGTTAGGGATGGTCATGGCAATGTTAACAGGCAAAGCGATAATACTTTAAAAATTATGATTTTAGAGCTTATTAAGCCGATTGAAAATTACATCGGTAAGTCTTTCCCTGATGATGAACTGGAACTACTGACTCTTTATTTTGGTTCACAGCTGCATGACTTAGATAAAGAGCTTTCACCGAAAGCAAAAGCAGTGGTGGTTTGTTCCAATGGTTTAATTGTCTCCAGAATGATGCTGGAGCTTCTTAAAAGCTTATTTCCAGAAATACATTTTTTAACAGCCTTATCTATAAGAGAATTTGAACAATTTTCATCGGATTATGACTTAGTTTTTACAACTAGCCCTTTAAATACAACCATTTACCAGTATATCATAAATCCAATTATGACTGATGAAGAGCAGCTTCATCTTCGCTACAGAGTTTTAGAAGATATCGGTCTTTTAAACACCAATCAAAAGGTTAATGCCATTGTTAAAACTATTGAAAAATACGCTAAAATAGACGATTTGGACGCTTTGAAGACAGAGCTAGGCTTACGTCTCGGGAATAAAAACCTGCTTCAAATTGATGATTGTTTACCAAATCTTTCTTATTATATGAAACCGGACTGGATGCAAATTACTGAGGAGCATTTTGCTTGGAAAGAAGCGATACGTTTTGCTTTTAAGCCAATGCTGTTAGATCATAGTTTAGAGAGCGATTATACAGAAATGGCCATTGCAGATTATCAAAATAACCAAAGCTATAGTTTTTTTGGGAAATCTACTGCTGTCCCCCACATAAACGCTAAAGAGCTTGTACATCAGGAAATTATAGGATTTACTGTTTTTAAAAAGGCAGTCGTCTTCCCAAAAGGGCAGCAGATACATATTATCGCTCCGATTGCTATTATTGATACAACTAAGCATTTGCTTGCCGTTAAAGAACTTGCCGAGTATGTCATGGATGACCATAATATAGAAAAAATATTGTCAATACAAAATAAACAAAGACTGTACCAGATGATTTGTGAAAGGGAGTGA
- the lepA gene encoding translation elongation factor 4: MDIQELRKRQEKIRNFSIIAHIDHGKSTLADRILEQTETVSSREMQDQLLDSMDLERERGITIKLNAIELNYRAKDGESYIFHLIDTPGHVDFTYEVSRSLAACEGALLVVDAAQGIEAQTLANVYLALDNDLEILPVINKIDLPAADPEGVRQEIEDVIGLDASDAVLASAKAGIGIEEILEQVVEKVPAPAGDVEAPLQALIFDSVYDAYRGVILQIRVMDGIVRPGDKIQLMSNGKTFDVTEVGIFTPKAVGREFLATGDVGYLAASIKTVADTRVGDTITLADKPAAAPLHGYKQMNPMVFAGIYPIDSNKYNDLREALEKLQLNDASLQFEPETSQALGFGFRCGFLGLLHMDVIQERLEREFHIDLIMTAPSVVYHVHTTDKALLEVSNPSEFPEAAKVEKIEEPYVKAQIMVPQEFVGAVMELAQRKRGDFVTMDYIDNNRVNVIYQIPLAEIVFDFFDKLKSSTRGYASFDYEISQYRPSQLVKMDILLNGDKVDALSFIVHKEFAYERGKLIVDKLKKIIPRQQFEVPIQAAIGQNIVARSDIKALRKNVLAKCYGGDVSRKRKLLEKQKAGKKRMKAIGSVEVPQEAFLSVLSMDDTE, translated from the coding sequence ATGGATATTCAGGAATTACGTAAGCGTCAGGAAAAAATTCGCAATTTTTCTATTATTGCGCACATTGACCATGGGAAATCAACACTGGCTGACCGTATTTTAGAGCAGACGGAAACAGTTTCGAGCAGAGAAATGCAGGATCAGCTTTTGGACAGTATGGACTTGGAGCGGGAGCGCGGAATCACCATTAAGCTGAATGCTATTGAACTGAACTACCGTGCCAAAGACGGTGAAAGCTATATTTTTCACCTGATTGACACGCCTGGGCATGTGGACTTTACCTATGAGGTATCCCGCTCTTTAGCTGCTTGCGAGGGAGCGCTTTTAGTGGTAGATGCAGCTCAGGGGATTGAGGCACAGACTTTAGCTAACGTCTATCTGGCTTTGGATAATGATTTGGAAATTCTGCCTGTTATTAATAAGATTGATTTGCCGGCCGCCGATCCGGAAGGTGTACGGCAGGAAATCGAAGATGTCATCGGTCTCGATGCCTCCGATGCTGTTCTGGCTTCTGCTAAAGCAGGAATAGGTATCGAAGAAATTTTGGAGCAGGTAGTGGAAAAAGTACCAGCTCCTGCGGGAGATGTTGAAGCCCCTTTACAGGCTTTGATTTTCGATTCGGTTTATGATGCATACCGCGGTGTTATCTTACAGATTCGGGTAATGGACGGTATCGTCAGACCGGGCGATAAAATTCAGCTAATGTCTAATGGCAAGACTTTTGATGTCACTGAGGTTGGGATCTTCACTCCTAAAGCAGTGGGCCGTGAGTTTTTGGCAACAGGAGATGTCGGCTATCTGGCGGCTTCCATAAAAACAGTTGCTGACACACGTGTCGGTGATACGATTACTCTGGCAGATAAACCGGCAGCTGCTCCGCTGCATGGTTACAAGCAGATGAATCCTATGGTTTTTGCGGGGATTTATCCCATTGATTCCAATAAATACAATGATTTGCGCGAAGCGCTTGAAAAGCTTCAGCTTAACGATGCCAGTCTGCAGTTTGAGCCGGAAACATCACAGGCTTTAGGCTTTGGTTTCCGCTGCGGTTTCCTGGGGCTTTTGCATATGGATGTGATTCAGGAGCGGCTGGAGCGTGAGTTCCATATTGATTTAATTATGACAGCGCCGTCTGTTGTCTATCATGTTCATACGACTGATAAGGCACTTTTGGAAGTGTCCAATCCGTCTGAATTTCCGGAAGCGGCTAAGGTAGAAAAAATTGAAGAACCTTACGTTAAAGCCCAGATTATGGTGCCGCAGGAGTTTGTCGGAGCTGTTATGGAATTAGCGCAGCGCAAGCGCGGTGATTTTGTGACTATGGATTATATTGATAATAACCGTGTGAATGTTATCTATCAGATTCCTCTAGCGGAAATTGTTTTTGACTTTTTTGATAAGCTCAAATCCTCTACACGGGGCTATGCCAGCTTTGATTACGAGATTTCTCAGTACCGTCCGTCTCAGCTGGTGAAGATGGATATCTTGCTCAATGGTGACAAGGTTGATGCGCTCAGCTTTATTGTCCATAAGGAATTTGCTTATGAGCGAGGGAAGCTGATTGTCGATAAGCTGAAGAAGATTATTCCGCGCCAGCAGTTTGAAGTGCCGATTCAGGCAGCCATTGGTCAAAACATTGTGGCCAGAAGCGATATTAAAGCCCTCCGCAAAAACGTGCTGGCTAAATGTTACGGAGGAGATGTATCCCGCAAACGTAAACTCCTTGAAAAGCAGAAAGCCGGCAAGAAGCGGATGAAAGCCATCGGTTCGGTTGAAGTCCCTCAGGAAGCCTTCTTATCAGTACTGAGTATGGATGATACAGAGTAA
- a CDS encoding helix-turn-helix domain-containing protein, with amino-acid sequence MEKLTLRALRVNYDLSLEEVAESLAISVHTLSKYEEDSSNIPVKLARAIADYYGISLDSIFLGKNAVLKQRFKEAKRKEDK; translated from the coding sequence GTGGAAAAATTAACCTTACGTGCCCTCAGGGTAAATTATGATTTAAGTCTTGAAGAAGTTGCAGAAAGTTTGGCTATCTCTGTGCATACCTTATCGAAATATGAAGAGGACAGCTCAAATATTCCGGTAAAATTAGCTCGTGCCATAGCGGATTACTATGGTATTAGTTTGGATTCTATTTTTTTAGGTAAGAACGCTGTTTTAAAACAGAGGTTTAAAGAAGCAAAGCGCAAGGAAGACAAATAA
- a CDS encoding helix-turn-helix domain-containing protein, with product MGRGKLTPQDLVAMKIVSANLQRLLKESGVKQADLATTLDIPKSSLNEYVKGRSLPKSGNVQKLADYFGLKKSEIDPRFSHYNYTASAMLENINKAASQLSEQRQEIVLDFAHQQIKEQQKTAESDSDTDGADNDGNYQKVVQNYLNEEAKED from the coding sequence ATGGGACGCGGTAAATTAACCCCACAAGATTTAGTGGCCATGAAAATTGTATCCGCTAATTTACAAAGACTTTTAAAAGAAAGCGGCGTAAAGCAGGCGGACTTAGCAACAACACTCGATATTCCCAAAAGCAGTTTGAACGAGTATGTTAAAGGCAGAAGTCTGCCGAAATCCGGTAATGTGCAAAAGCTGGCCGATTACTTCGGTCTGAAAAAATCAGAAATCGATCCACGATTTTCACATTACAATTATACTGCTTCAGCTATGCTTGAAAATATCAACAAAGCTGCCAGTCAGCTGAGTGAACAAAGGCAGGAAATTGTGCTTGATTTTGCTCACCAGCAAATAAAAGAGCAGCAGAAAACGGCTGAATCAGATTCTGATACTGATGGTGCTGACAATGATGGTAATTATCAAAAGGTTGTTCAGAACTATCTGAACGAGGAAGCTAAAGAGGACTAG
- the ndk gene encoding nucleoside-diphosphate kinase gives MEKTFFMIKPDAVRRGLIGEVLSRIEKRGFVIERLELCQADENLLKAHYAALVDEPFFPDLLAYMTSGPLVIGVMFGNDVIASWRLMMGATKPQEALPGTIRGDFAQAAGANQSIENVVHGSDSAASAKREIGLWFNEV, from the coding sequence GTGGAGAAGACATTTTTTATGATTAAGCCTGATGCTGTGCGCAGGGGGCTAATCGGAGAGGTGCTGAGCCGCATTGAAAAGAGAGGATTTGTTATTGAAAGGTTAGAGCTGTGCCAGGCTGATGAAAATTTGCTAAAAGCGCATTATGCTGCCCTAGTTGATGAGCCTTTCTTTCCTGATTTGCTTGCTTATATGACGAGCGGGCCGCTAGTAATTGGGGTAATGTTTGGAAATGATGTTATTGCCAGCTGGCGGTTGATGATGGGGGCAACTAAACCGCAGGAAGCTTTGCCGGGAACTATTCGAGGCGATTTTGCTCAAGCGGCTGGTGCTAATCAGTCTATTGAAAATGTTGTTCATGGTTCGGATTCAGCAGCGTCAGCTAAACGTGAAATCGGTTTGTGGTTTAATGAGGTCTGA
- the csn2 gene encoding type II-A CRISPR-associated protein Csn2, translating to MLKINFPILDEPLILQKGTILAIEDVELYARLVRLIYQYDEASELKLFDEKLKSLKESEIMLVTDILGYNINSSAMLKLIHADLEEQFNEKPEVKAMIEKLAATITELIAYECLENELDLEYDEITILELIKALGVKVETSSDTVFEKCLEILQIYKYLSKKRLLVFINSGSYLTRKEVKELLDYISLANQTVLFLEPRKLYDFSQYILDRDYFLIDEIKH from the coding sequence ATGCTGAAGATTAATTTCCCTATTTTAGACGAGCCGCTTATACTGCAAAAAGGAACAATCTTAGCGATTGAAGATGTTGAGCTCTATGCTCGGTTAGTAAGGCTAATTTATCAGTATGATGAAGCAAGTGAACTCAAATTATTTGATGAAAAATTAAAGTCATTAAAAGAATCAGAGATTATGCTTGTTACTGATATTTTAGGTTACAATATCAATTCATCTGCTATGCTGAAGCTCATTCATGCTGATTTAGAGGAGCAATTCAACGAAAAACCGGAAGTCAAAGCCATGATTGAAAAGTTGGCAGCTACAATAACAGAGCTAATTGCTTACGAATGTTTAGAAAACGAATTAGATCTGGAATATGACGAAATTACAATTCTAGAACTTATTAAAGCTTTAGGTGTAAAAGTAGAAACAAGCAGTGATACTGTTTTTGAAAAGTGCTTGGAAATTTTACAAATTTATAAGTATCTTAGTAAGAAACGTCTGTTGGTCTTTATCAATAGCGGGTCCTATTTAACAAGGAAAGAGGTTAAAGAGCTACTTGATTATATTAGCTTGGCCAACCAAACAGTTCTTTTTCTTGAACCGCGTAAGCTCTATGATTTTTCTCAGTATATTTTAGATAGAGACTATTTCTTGATTGATGAAATAAAGCATTAA
- the cas2 gene encoding CRISPR-associated endonuclease Cas2 codes for MSYRYMRMILMFDMPTETVEERRAYRKFRKFLLSEGFIMHQFSIYSKLLLNNSANKAMIDRLQENNPKKGNITLLTVTEKQFARMIYLHGDRDTSIANTDSRLIFLGEAYDAED; via the coding sequence ATGAGTTATCGATATATGCGAATGATTTTGATGTTTGATATGCCGACTGAGACTGTTGAGGAACGGAGAGCTTACCGTAAATTTCGAAAATTTTTACTGAGTGAAGGATTTATTATGCATCAGTTTTCAATTTACAGTAAGCTGTTGCTTAATAATTCTGCTAATAAAGCTATGATTGACCGTCTGCAGGAAAATAATCCCAAAAAAGGTAACATTACATTGTTGACTGTTACAGAAAAACAGTTTGCTCGTATGATTTATCTGCATGGCGATAGAGATACAAGTATTGCTAATACAGACAGCCGCTTAATTTTTCTTGGGGAGGCTTATGATGCTGAAGATTAA
- the cas1 gene encoding type II CRISPR-associated endonuclease Cas1, whose amino-acid sequence MSGWRTVVVNTHSKLAYKNNHLIFKEASRTELIHLSEIDILLLETTDIVLSTMLLKRLVDENILVIFCDDKRLPIANLMPLSARHDSSLQLARQVSWTEDVKADVWTNIIAQKILNQSLYLSGCSFFEKSQSIMDLYHGLELFDPSNREGHSARIYFNTLFGNDFSREQDNDINAGLDYGYTLLLSMFAREVVVSGCMTQFGLKHANQFNQFNLASDIMEPFRPIVDRIVYENRNSSFVKIKRELFSMFSDTYLYNNKEMYLSNIVSDYTKKVVKALNNDGKGVPEFRI is encoded by the coding sequence ATGAGCGGTTGGCGTACAGTTGTTGTAAATACACATTCAAAGTTAGCATATAAAAATAATCATTTGATTTTTAAAGAGGCTTCTCGGACAGAATTAATCCATCTGTCCGAGATAGACATTCTTTTGCTGGAGACGACAGATATTGTTTTGTCAACTATGCTGCTTAAGCGTTTAGTTGATGAAAATATTTTGGTTATTTTTTGTGATGACAAACGACTGCCGATTGCTAATCTAATGCCGCTGTCTGCCCGGCATGATTCCAGTTTGCAGTTAGCGAGGCAGGTATCTTGGACAGAAGATGTTAAAGCTGATGTTTGGACTAATATTATTGCTCAGAAAATTTTGAATCAAAGTTTATACCTTAGTGGGTGCTCTTTCTTTGAGAAATCTCAGTCTATTATGGATTTATACCATGGTCTGGAGCTGTTTGATCCAAGCAATCGTGAAGGACATTCTGCGAGGATATATTTCAATACCTTATTTGGCAATGATTTTTCACGAGAGCAGGATAATGACATTAACGCGGGCCTTGATTATGGCTATACCTTACTTTTAAGCATGTTTGCGCGTGAAGTTGTTGTTTCCGGCTGTATGACTCAATTTGGTCTCAAGCATGCCAATCAGTTTAATCAATTTAACCTTGCCAGTGATATTATGGAACCTTTTCGTCCTATTGTTGACCGTATTGTTTATGAAAATCGCAATAGCTCATTTGTCAAAATAAAGCGGGAACTGTTCAGCATGTTTTCAGATACCTACCTCTACAACAACAAAGAAATGTACTTATCTAACATTGTCAGCGACTATACCAAAAAGGTTGTGAAAGCTCTTAATAATGATGGGAAAGGAGTTCCTGAGTTTAGGATATGA